In Elaeis guineensis isolate ETL-2024a chromosome 1, EG11, whole genome shotgun sequence, a genomic segment contains:
- the LOC105039365 gene encoding glucan endo-1,3-beta-glucosidase 6: protein MMGRWYGLVKVVSWLCLVGVVSGIGVNWGTQASHPLPPGTVVRMLRDNGIQQVKLFDPEDSVMGALSKSGIQVMVGIPNEMLAGLASSMKAAEDWVSKNVSSYIKDGVDIRYVAVGNEPFLETYNGSFLQTTFPALQNIQGALIKAGVSSQVKVTIPLNADVYESSSGKPSDGDFRMNIHDLMVSIIKFLSDNGAPFTVNIYPFISLYNDPNFPVDYAFFDGQPASPVVDGSITYTNVFDANHDTLVWALQKNGYGNLSIIVGEIGWPTDGDMNANIQYAQRFNQGFLKRVASGQGTPMRPGPIDAYLFSLIDEDQKSIQPGNFERHWGIFYYDGQTKYQLSISTSKSGTLVGAKNVKYLDKKWCVFKPSVNLDDSRVPPAVSYACAKADCTSLGYKTSCGDLDARGNVSYAFNSYYQVNDQDNRACDFQGIGTTTDRDPSTSTCRFEIMIEAGSATSRRLAAVGLPGVRLVFHAFLPILLTLL from the exons ATGATGGGGCGGTGGTATGGGCTTGTGAAGGTGGTTTCTTGGTTGTGTTTGGTGGGTGTTGTGAGTGGTATTGGAGTGAACTGGGGGACGCAGGCGAGCCACCCCCTGCCGCCGGGCACGGTGGTTCGGATGCTCCGCGACAACGGGATCCAACAGGTGAAGTTGTTTGATCCAGAGGATAGTGTCATGGGTGCCCTCAGCAAGTCTGGGATTCAGGTGATGGTCGGGATTCCGAACGAGATGCTCGCCGGCCTGGCGTCGAGTATGAAGGCGGCAGAGGATTGGGTGTCCAAGAACGTCTCCAGCTACATCAAGGATGGAGTGGATATCAG GTATGTTGCTGTTGGAAATGAGCCATTCTTGGAGACTTATAATGGGAGCTTCCTCCAAACCACCTTTCCAGCGCTCCAAAACATCCAAGGTGCCCTCATAAAAGCTGGGGTGAGCAGCCAGGTCAAAGTCACCATACCCCTGAATGCTGATGTCTATGAATCATCAAGCGGCAAGCCTTCTGATGGGGACTTCCGCATGAACATCCACGACCTCATGGTTTCCATCATCAAATTCCTCAGTGACAATGGTGCTCCCTTCACAGTCAACATCTACCCCTTCATCAGTCTCTACAATGATCCCAACTTCCCTGTGGACTATGCCTTCTTTGATGGACAACCTGCATCCCCTGTAGTTGATGGTTCGATCACATACACTAATGTATTTGATGCAAACCATGACACTCTTGTATGGGCCCTGCAGAAGAACGGCTATGGAAATCTTTCCATCATCGTCGGTGAGATTGGTTGGCCCACTGATGGGGACATGAATGCAAACATTCAGTATGCTCAAAGATTTAACCAAGGCTTCTTGAAGCGTGTCGCATCAGGGCAGGGCACACCAATGAGACCAGGACCTATTGATGCATACCTGTTTAGTTTGATAGATGAAGATCAAAAGAGCATCCAGCCAGGGAACTTTGAGAGACACTGGGGCATCTTCTACTATGACGGGCAGACGAAATATCAGCTTAGTATATCGACATCAAAATCTGGAACTTTAGTTGGAGCTAAGAATGTTAAGTATTTGGACAAGAAGTGGTGTGTGTTCAAGCCTTCAGTCAACCTTGACGATTCAAGAGTGCCACCAGCTGTGAGCTATGCTTGTGCCAAAGCTGACTGCACAAGCCTTGGGTACAAGACATCATGCGGCGATCTCGATGCGCGGGGGAATGTTTCATATGCATTCAACAGCTACTACCAGGTCAATGATCAGGATAACAGGGCCTGTGATTTCCAAGGCATAGGTACTACCACCGACAGAGATCCATCTACTTCCACTTGTAGGTTTGAGATCATGATTGAGGCTGGTTCTGCAACATCCAGGAGGTTAGCAGCAGTCGGGTTACCGGGAGTTCGTCTGGTGTTCCATGCATTTCTTCCAATTCTGTTGACATTGCTGTGA
- the LOC105039364 gene encoding protein FAR1-RELATED SEQUENCE 5, with protein MDSSEYGDRSCGSHREIICLDNVGEGEAIRANSNGEEADKHEESSDVLGHEEVTKELLGQVVNSEEEAYNLYRDYGHRMGFSVRKGKQYYWIGTKKIRTKDYYCSKEGLKNDEYLGESSFNKPDTRTGCKAMIRFTVDEEGQWKVTKMVDEHNHDLAKPEERHLLRSMRSLIAGKASVLDSMGNAGIRMVSTYSYMVEESSGAENLEFTKQNCEDYINKHKLMLIEAKDSQSLVKHFKHRANQEGMFYWDVQLNQEGRPCNFFWRDGRSRVDYDCFGDVVVFDTTYRTDKYNLICAPFVGVNHHRQNVMFGCAFLFDETTTSFIWLFKSFLESMDDRPPKTIFTDQDHAMANAIAEVFPNTQHCLCLWHIYKNAPSHLSSLNSDQNFHELFDKCQGCDYEEEFEETWGKMISEYDAQDNKWLNNLYKFRRKWCTAFNKDTFDGGIKSSQKSDLTDSVLNAIADKSTSLTKFVVALEKLVNGWRRDESKEDFCCNQSAPTCIVEHSEILKHASKVFTHKIYKLFEEEYLDGCGATSLCKEILLCATSYKFELMMQRSSKVWTVLLDTSTMEISCSCGKFERMGLLCSHVLKAFIIKNVQRIPERYILKRWTKDARKRVYRLNEEGPSKKKGTKVELVYHNQAMRYAYNLVMKSQGHEGARKILWDTFDLGDAKLEKFFDRLSLDAHSTVKSNQANDYDEAEMVDDDDEE; from the coding sequence ATGGACAGCTCTGAATATGGTGATAGAAGTTGTGGCAGTCATAGGGAAATTATTTGTCTTGACAATGTTGGAGAAGGGGAAGCTATACGTGCTAACTCTAATGGCGAAGAAGCAGACAAACATGAGGAGTCTTCTGATGTTCTAGGACATGAGGAAGTGACTAAAGAATTATTGGGGCAGGTTGTCAATAGTGAGGAGGAGGCTTACAACTTGTATCGTGACTATGGGCATCGCATGGGTTTTAGTGTGCGAAAGGGAAAGCAATATTACTGGATAGGGACTAAAAAAATTCGCACAAAGGACTACTACTGCTCAAAAGAAGGGCTTAAGAATGATGAATATCTTGGTGAGTCAAGTTTTAACAAGCCAGATACAAGAACTGGTTGTAAAGCCATGATCCGCTTTACGGTTGATGAGGAGGGGCAATGGAAGGTCACGAAGATGGTCGATGAGCATAATCATGACTTGGCCAAGCCCGAAGAAAGGCATTTATTAAGATCCATGCGGTCACTTATAGCTGGAAAAGCTAGTGTACTAGATTCAATGGGGAATGCTGGAATTCGAATGGTTAGTACCTATTCCTATATGGTTGAAGAAAGTAGTGGTGCTGAAAATTTGGAATTTACTAAGCAGAATTGTGAGGACTATATTAACAAGCATAAGCTAATGCTAATCGAGGCAAAAGACTCTCAAAGCTTAGTAAAGCATTTCAAGCATAGAGCTAATCAAGAAGGCATGTTTTATTGGGATGTGCAACTTAATCAAGAAGGTCGGCCTTgcaattttttttggagagatggtagatcaagagttgattatGATTGTTTTGGTGATGTTGTTGTGTTTGACACTACTTATCGCACAGATAAATATAATCTTATTTGTGCACCATTTGTTGGAGTTAATCATCATCGACAGAACGTGATGTTTGGATGTGCATTCTTGTTTGATGAGACAACAACATCCTTTATATGGCTTTTTAAGTCTTTTCTAGAGTCAATGGATGATCGACCTCCTAAAACAATCTTTACCGACCAAGATCATGCCATGGCAAATGCAATTGCAGAGGTGTTTCCCAATACACAACATTGCTTATGCTTGTGGCACATATATAAGAATGCTCCCTCTCATTTGAGTAGTCTCAATTCTGATCAGAATTTTCATGAATTGTTCGACAAATGTCAAGGGTGTGATTATGAAGAAGAATTTGAAGAAACATGGGGCAAAATGATTTCCGAGTACGATGCACAAGACAACAAATGGCTTAATAATCTATATAAGTTCCGTCGGAAGTGGTGTACAGCTTTTAACAAAGATACTTTTGATGGTGGGATTAAATCATCTCAAAAGAGTGATTTGACTGATAGTGTTTTGAATGCAATAGCCGACAAATCAACTTCTCTCACAAAGTTTGTAGTTGCATTGGAGAAATTGGTTAATGGTTGGCGAAGAGACGAATCTAAAGAGGACTTCTGTTGTAATCAGAGTGCTCCTACCTGTATTGTTGAACATAGTGAAATTTTGAAGCATGCTTCCAAAGTGTTTACGCACAAGATTTACAAATTATTTGAGGAAGAGTATCTTGATGGGTGTGGTGCAACATCATTATGTAAAGAAATTTTACTTTGTGCAACTTCGTACAAATTTGAGTTGATGATGCAAAGGAGTTCAAAAGTTTGGACAGTCCTACTTGACACATCTACAATGGAGATCAGTTGCAGTTGTGGAAAATTTGAGAGAATGGGTTTACTTTGTTCACATGTACTAAAAGCCTTTATCATTAAGAATGTTCAAAGAATCCCTGAACGGTACATTTTGAAACGGTGGACGAAAGATGCGAGAAAAAGAGTGTATAGGCTCAATGAAGAGGGACCATCAAAAAAGAAGGGCACTAAGGTTGAGTTAGTATATCATAATCAAGCAATGCGGTATGCCTATAACCTGGTTATGAAAAGCCAGGGGCATGAGGGAGCTAGGAAAATTCTGTGGGATACTTTTGACCTGGGAGATGCAAAACTCGAAAAATTCTTTGATAGGTTAAGCTTGGACGCCCATTCAACAGTCAAAAGTAATCAAGCAAATGATTATGATGAGGCTGAAAtggttgatgatgatgatgaagaataA